In a genomic window of Nesterenkonia halotolerans:
- a CDS encoding DUF5677 domain-containing protein, whose protein sequence is MDTAVNDAFAKVLEEHAARDPEGFSARWEKLTADGTVESLINDASRDTASRVYVALRRATPRLVDGLRGDRQRLEGLMDEVWGPADSAFEASNYLGYELGQDIAGSTREHGPKMKALLGAHGRALRTAGEIRHLAMSGFHAGAVARWRTLHELAVLIQVLGSAGPEVSRRYLDYARVENLQDMENYQLHAEALGRKPFDAEEMERAKRLVAEVVERSDKTMLKPNGWAFPLFPEKKSVTFRDLELLVGLEHLRPFYKLGNNHIHAGPRAGELNLNEGTPSGTSSITVGPTVFGDIAETCHGAMISVHQATAGLVNAYFADNPGSGLDLLVGLMAQARFVEDGGKLWGEAAERARGRGWFTHRPD, encoded by the coding sequence ATGGATACAGCAGTCAACGATGCGTTTGCCAAGGTGCTGGAGGAGCACGCGGCACGAGATCCCGAAGGTTTCTCAGCCAGGTGGGAGAAGCTGACCGCAGACGGCACAGTCGAATCTCTCATCAACGATGCCAGTAGAGATACGGCCAGCAGGGTCTACGTCGCGCTGCGGAGGGCTACTCCGAGACTAGTTGATGGTTTGCGGGGCGATCGCCAGCGGCTTGAGGGGCTGATGGACGAGGTATGGGGTCCTGCGGACTCGGCATTCGAAGCTAGCAATTATCTCGGCTATGAACTGGGGCAAGACATTGCAGGGTCCACACGGGAGCACGGCCCCAAGATGAAAGCACTGCTGGGTGCCCACGGCCGGGCGCTGCGCACGGCGGGGGAGATCAGGCACTTGGCGATGTCGGGCTTCCACGCCGGAGCTGTGGCGCGCTGGCGAACGTTGCACGAATTGGCTGTCCTCATTCAGGTCCTTGGCAGCGCCGGCCCCGAGGTCTCACGTCGCTATCTCGACTACGCGCGGGTCGAGAACCTGCAGGACATGGAAAACTACCAGCTGCACGCCGAAGCATTGGGTCGGAAGCCGTTCGACGCTGAAGAGATGGAGCGAGCGAAACGTCTCGTAGCCGAAGTGGTGGAGCGTTCGGACAAAACTATGCTCAAGCCAAACGGGTGGGCGTTCCCACTGTTCCCTGAGAAGAAGAGCGTTACTTTCCGCGACCTGGAGTTACTCGTGGGTCTTGAGCATCTTCGCCCCTTTTACAAGCTGGGGAACAACCACATTCACGCTGGTCCCCGCGCAGGCGAACTCAACCTGAATGAGGGGACGCCCAGTGGCACCTCCTCAATCACGGTGGGTCCTACCGTTTTCGGCGACATCGCCGAGACGTGCCATGGCGCCATGATTAGCGTGCATCAGGCCACCGCTGGGCTCGTCAACGCCTATTTCGCTGATAACCCCGGAAGTGGCTTAGACCTCCTCGTTGGTCTGATGGCACAAGCCCGTTTCGTCGAGGATGGCGGAAAGCTATGGGGTGAAGCCGCCGAGCGGGCTCGCGGCAGAGGTTGGTTCACGCATCGGCCGGATTAA
- a CDS encoding Pycsar system effector family protein: protein MFGCKPRAAVDHHEHERALDTAWRIHGAISDWTGKVDAKASFAFALQSAGVATAVALAGESRVFSALEGPWQEVLYFGGLLVMTLAAGFSVWVVIPRLRRKHIRREYPDNFIYFGHLKFWDAGQLPSAIKKKDLLPVLTHQMVEMSKITWKKHIAVKVSMILALVGGAALVGCATMVRFGLTP from the coding sequence GTGTTCGGATGCAAGCCACGAGCCGCTGTCGATCACCACGAACATGAGCGCGCGCTAGACACGGCATGGCGCATTCACGGCGCCATCAGCGATTGGACAGGAAAGGTTGACGCCAAGGCTTCATTCGCTTTCGCGCTTCAATCCGCCGGCGTTGCCACTGCTGTCGCCCTAGCGGGTGAGAGCAGAGTCTTCAGCGCACTTGAAGGACCGTGGCAAGAGGTCCTGTACTTCGGGGGGCTACTCGTGATGACGCTTGCGGCCGGGTTCTCGGTGTGGGTTGTCATTCCCCGCCTACGGCGGAAGCATATCCGAAGGGAATACCCGGACAACTTCATCTATTTTGGACACCTGAAGTTTTGGGATGCGGGGCAGCTGCCGTCAGCGATTAAGAAGAAGGACCTTTTGCCAGTGCTCACACATCAGATGGTCGAGATGAGCAAGATCACCTGGAAAAAACACATCGCTGTCAAAGTGTCGATGATTCTGGCACTCGTCGGCGGTGCAGCTCTAGTTGGTTGCGCGACGATGGTCCGTTTCGGACTAACGCCGTGA
- a CDS encoding site-specific integrase, with protein MKENKTPRISDETLVPLITWAARFVDDYSDDIIASFNQYRMLIKFEYRHRLREVSTLDDAQPIRARIESALAELRRAGLGLPGHSGVQDPSINWTHLGRLATANPGWIKRNHFDLIETSGLSVDDNAYLTVTCTGLLDGSLWRDRPIPWDAAPDFAKRLQTACFLLIAYLSGMRAGEALSLERDCLHFDETLQLWQVTGTRWKGAVDTQGAKAAAGEQRSQPWVVHPLAARALQVLHALDNQQFLFPAQMRPQALRGVKPADNLRPGTAKTASRVGADIREFIGWVNEYAESLSRTDLIPEDIDGWVNARRLRRTLAWHIVRRPRGLVAAAIQYGHVATYVTQGYAGSYDSGFANELALERWLERYDDLSELDMYIARGGRLSGPAAEELAHRTHSAMAKYAGRVIPTRRQADALLRADPLLQVYPAEGLHCVFNAEKALCTREDDGPKLADCRSSCSNIARTDADIERVVELAEALSQDRNAPAIRHKRALAIIAQLDDVVAAHQNDPKAGMQRG; from the coding sequence ATGAAAGAGAATAAGACCCCACGAATATCCGACGAGACGCTTGTGCCCCTCATCACTTGGGCGGCTCGATTCGTGGACGACTATAGCGATGACATCATCGCGTCATTCAATCAATATCGAATGCTGATCAAGTTCGAGTACAGACATAGGCTTAGAGAGGTCTCGACCCTTGACGATGCGCAACCGATTCGCGCTCGGATCGAGAGCGCCTTGGCGGAACTCCGCCGAGCAGGCTTAGGGCTACCGGGGCATTCCGGGGTTCAGGATCCGTCGATCAACTGGACTCACCTGGGCAGACTCGCGACGGCCAATCCTGGATGGATAAAGCGTAACCACTTCGACCTCATAGAGACTAGTGGACTGTCAGTGGACGATAATGCATACCTTACGGTCACTTGTACGGGCCTTCTAGACGGTTCGTTGTGGCGGGATAGACCTATCCCCTGGGATGCAGCGCCAGACTTCGCGAAACGCCTTCAAACTGCCTGTTTCCTGTTGATCGCTTATCTTTCAGGCATGCGGGCCGGAGAAGCCCTATCCCTGGAGCGTGACTGCCTGCACTTCGACGAGACGCTGCAACTATGGCAGGTCACCGGTACCCGGTGGAAGGGAGCAGTCGACACCCAAGGGGCCAAGGCGGCTGCCGGTGAACAACGCTCTCAACCGTGGGTGGTCCATCCTCTGGCCGCCAGAGCCCTCCAAGTCCTGCACGCTCTGGACAATCAACAGTTTCTCTTTCCCGCACAAATGCGCCCCCAGGCGTTGCGGGGCGTGAAACCCGCTGACAATCTCCGACCAGGCACAGCAAAAACTGCCTCAAGAGTAGGCGCCGACATTCGAGAGTTTATCGGGTGGGTCAATGAGTATGCAGAGTCTTTGTCGCGAACCGATCTCATTCCCGAAGACATCGACGGGTGGGTGAATGCAAGGAGGCTACGGAGGACTCTGGCGTGGCATATCGTTCGTCGACCCCGAGGTTTGGTTGCTGCGGCCATTCAGTACGGCCACGTTGCCACGTACGTTACTCAGGGCTACGCCGGCAGTTACGATTCGGGGTTTGCCAACGAGCTCGCACTGGAAAGGTGGCTCGAACGCTATGACGATTTGAGCGAACTGGACATGTACATAGCAAGAGGAGGTCGATTGAGTGGACCTGCAGCCGAAGAACTCGCCCATCGAACACACAGCGCTATGGCCAAGTACGCCGGTCGGGTCATACCGACACGCCGCCAAGCCGATGCGCTTCTCCGCGCCGATCCACTCTTGCAGGTTTATCCGGCCGAAGGTCTGCACTGCGTATTCAACGCGGAGAAGGCTCTTTGTACGCGTGAGGATGACGGCCCCAAGCTGGCAGATTGCAGGAGCAGTTGTTCCAACATTGCGCGTACCGATGCTGACATTGAGCGGGTGGTGGAGTTGGCAGAAGCGCTAAGTCAGGATCGAAACGCCCCGGCGATTCGCCACAAACGCGCTCTCGCCATAATTGCCCAATTGGACGACGTCGTAGCGGCTCACCAAAATGATCCGAAAGCGGGAATGCAGCGTGGATGA
- a CDS encoding adenylate/guanylate cyclase domain-containing protein, translating to MHPTIESSVSDILTADWAITDGRVVPKTEDVVMKNGGKLVDATYLYADLAGSSKMATSLKKEATAKIIRAYISTAARILRNYGGEIRSFDGDRVMAIFMGGDKETKAVRSALAINWAVFEVLRPKIKANWSDGEKFFAINHGIGIDTGEALIVRGGVRDNSDLISIGEAPNKAAKLSEIRDSYQVTITPAVFEAMTSDVAYMEDGSSLWRKTHMRNDSGVQETLFRSAAWWGV from the coding sequence GTGCACCCGACCATCGAAAGCAGTGTCAGTGACATCTTGACGGCGGATTGGGCCATCACGGATGGACGAGTGGTGCCGAAAACGGAAGATGTGGTGATGAAGAACGGAGGAAAGCTTGTAGATGCGACTTACCTCTACGCCGACCTTGCCGGTTCGTCCAAGATGGCCACTTCGCTCAAGAAAGAAGCCACAGCAAAGATCATCCGCGCCTACATCAGCACAGCGGCTCGAATTCTCCGCAACTATGGCGGTGAGATCAGGAGCTTCGATGGTGACCGTGTCATGGCAATCTTCATGGGTGGGGACAAGGAGACCAAGGCGGTACGTTCTGCCCTGGCGATCAACTGGGCGGTGTTCGAGGTCCTGCGCCCTAAAATCAAAGCCAACTGGTCCGACGGTGAGAAATTCTTCGCCATCAATCACGGCATCGGCATTGATACCGGTGAAGCTCTGATCGTCCGTGGCGGCGTCCGTGACAACAGTGACTTGATTTCTATCGGTGAAGCGCCGAACAAAGCTGCCAAGCTCAGTGAGATTCGTGACTCTTACCAGGTGACGATTACACCCGCAGTCTTTGAAGCGATGACTAGCGATGTGGCCTACATGGAGGATGGTAGCTCATTGTGGAGGAAGACCCACATGAGGAACGACAGCGGCGTCCAGGAGACGTTATTCCGGTCAGCGGCTTGGTGGGGCGTCTAA
- a CDS encoding DUF4238 domain-containing protein, which translates to MTDANDVSAIIRQFADQSGAFGPTGWHIVAQHKNPWGRVPMTDGGKFLDGGSRAYIDRLLATQKQPDPKSRRHHYVPRTYLKKWGFDKENKRVWNLDTITGNVRAFSVNDVCVGENFYRVVGRDGEAHNRVEAMFGVVDSELGRIQALFERLQDPEQLRFDDLMGLGVTVAAQRMRTAQQRRLLLQHDAWLVAQNSGQFKSIDDPSNPLGVAGVHTKTLFAALWEAADVMTTRSIEVWDDPEGRFWTCDAPVLVPFLSNKRPSLMAAPHILWPVSPYRVVALTNSPSGEKAVIRQATAKERGLVRKAIEQGRERWIFASPEQKDRLPTTKKFGRRTQVRLRCTKWTPRGEPIRPPGCCVEQTEVFAAYPDVAICNQGLHTHATKMWDYT; encoded by the coding sequence GTGACAGACGCCAACGATGTGAGCGCCATCATTCGGCAGTTTGCGGATCAGTCGGGTGCGTTCGGCCCGACCGGTTGGCACATAGTCGCCCAGCACAAGAACCCATGGGGACGGGTTCCAATGACCGATGGTGGAAAATTTCTGGACGGGGGGTCGCGGGCCTACATTGACCGGCTGTTGGCAACGCAAAAGCAGCCAGACCCCAAGAGCAGGCGACACCACTACGTTCCGAGAACGTACTTGAAAAAGTGGGGTTTCGACAAGGAGAACAAGCGTGTCTGGAATCTAGACACCATCACCGGCAACGTGCGAGCGTTTTCGGTGAATGACGTATGCGTGGGAGAGAACTTCTACAGGGTAGTTGGCCGGGATGGTGAAGCCCACAATCGAGTCGAGGCGATGTTTGGGGTTGTCGATTCGGAGCTGGGCCGCATCCAAGCGCTGTTCGAGAGACTGCAGGACCCCGAACAACTGAGGTTCGACGACCTAATGGGCTTGGGAGTCACTGTTGCAGCGCAAAGGATGCGCACTGCTCAACAACGCCGCCTTCTCTTACAGCACGACGCCTGGCTTGTCGCGCAGAACTCCGGACAGTTCAAGTCCATCGACGACCCCTCGAACCCGCTGGGAGTAGCAGGCGTCCACACGAAGACATTGTTTGCCGCCTTGTGGGAGGCAGCCGACGTCATGACGACGCGGTCTATCGAGGTGTGGGACGACCCCGAGGGTCGGTTCTGGACTTGCGACGCGCCCGTCCTGGTTCCGTTTCTGAGCAACAAGAGGCCATCCCTGATGGCGGCTCCACACATTCTGTGGCCCGTGAGTCCATACCGGGTAGTCGCGCTGACGAACTCACCATCGGGGGAAAAAGCAGTGATCCGGCAGGCAACGGCTAAGGAACGTGGTCTGGTTAGGAAGGCTATCGAGCAAGGACGGGAACGTTGGATCTTCGCTTCGCCTGAGCAGAAGGACCGGCTTCCGACGACCAAGAAGTTCGGGCGGCGAACTCAGGTGCGGCTGCGGTGCACGAAGTGGACTCCGCGAGGCGAGCCCATCAGGCCGCCAGGCTGTTGTGTTGAACAGACTGAAGTGTTCGCTGCGTACCCCGATGTTGCCATTTGCAACCAAGGTCTGCACACACACGCAACCAAAATGTGGGACTACACCTGA
- a CDS encoding tyrosine-type recombinase/integrase: MATWDLKFAVPVQKLARTREDASGSPDPVLERAFATSMSRELASTYGQESRPFFVDMTGRVHMELNSFFRSARMRSRSVGTNRKYAYSLKTWLNFITLRGQLWDDVTEDDVLDFKFWRRTDVRNPGRIGGSAWSSDLAALTVFYEWASRHLQGPDLSFEIRAGFSATGPKGRMQPGPSYRASSVRTSDVKWLSPAAFQLWRDVGVHGLSRQGQERTRWRPRSQSRDAAFVDGLYSTGLRIQEWSSVLLQELQEPSRGHRYLTLRLAAACAKTNQSRPYWIETKALNAVTLYRETERAHAVRIAQSAGRYEKAPEKLIIDSVDKRGIFAILHEDSGIINNINMGNLSPSDRLRLYVRGADGLSPAALWLNEDGMPRSKTTWYKSFNRANARVRKAGIENLSCNPHMLRHSFALRWYSVARLVWERKWAPEPASRAKDFREQFGDAWSFVQTMLGHSNVETTKQIYLQPFNALNVRLLLDYGRLSLDPDVLLEILDHDPRVRLLSHAERGYEL; encoded by the coding sequence ATGGCCACATGGGATCTCAAGTTCGCGGTGCCAGTTCAGAAGTTGGCCCGCACCAGGGAAGACGCGAGTGGGTCACCAGACCCGGTACTCGAACGAGCGTTCGCCACGTCGATGTCGAGGGAGCTTGCTTCTACGTATGGTCAGGAATCACGGCCCTTCTTCGTTGACATGACGGGCCGTGTACACATGGAACTCAACTCCTTTTTTAGAAGTGCCAGAATGCGGAGCCGCTCCGTCGGCACAAATCGAAAATACGCATACAGCCTCAAAACCTGGCTCAACTTCATCACTTTGCGAGGACAGCTCTGGGACGACGTCACGGAAGACGATGTGTTGGATTTCAAGTTTTGGCGAAGGACTGACGTGCGAAACCCCGGTCGCATCGGTGGGAGCGCTTGGTCCTCCGACTTAGCGGCCCTCACCGTCTTCTATGAGTGGGCTAGCAGGCACCTACAGGGTCCCGATCTGTCGTTTGAGATTCGAGCTGGGTTCTCCGCAACCGGACCTAAGGGTCGTATGCAACCTGGCCCTTCGTACCGCGCCTCTTCGGTCCGCACTTCCGACGTAAAGTGGTTGTCTCCGGCAGCCTTTCAGTTATGGAGAGACGTCGGCGTACACGGGCTCAGTCGCCAGGGCCAGGAAAGAACCCGCTGGCGGCCGAGATCTCAATCGCGGGACGCGGCCTTCGTGGATGGTTTGTATTCGACCGGCCTTCGGATTCAGGAGTGGTCAAGTGTACTTCTACAGGAACTCCAGGAGCCCTCAAGAGGTCATCGCTACTTGACTTTGAGACTGGCTGCCGCGTGTGCCAAAACCAATCAATCACGCCCTTACTGGATCGAGACCAAGGCTCTCAATGCCGTCACCCTCTATAGAGAAACCGAGCGGGCACACGCAGTACGCATTGCACAAAGTGCGGGAAGGTACGAGAAAGCTCCAGAAAAACTAATTATTGATTCGGTAGACAAGCGCGGAATATTTGCAATCTTGCACGAAGACTCCGGGATTATCAACAACATAAATATGGGAAATCTATCTCCCTCCGACCGGTTGCGACTTTACGTGCGGGGCGCGGATGGCTTATCCCCAGCCGCACTGTGGCTCAATGAGGACGGTATGCCACGAAGCAAGACAACTTGGTATAAATCCTTCAACCGCGCGAACGCAAGAGTAAGGAAGGCTGGCATCGAGAACCTCTCGTGCAATCCGCACATGCTGCGGCACAGTTTCGCCTTGCGTTGGTACAGCGTGGCGCGACTCGTCTGGGAGCGCAAGTGGGCACCGGAGCCGGCATCTAGGGCCAAAGACTTTAGGGAACAGTTCGGAGATGCCTGGAGTTTCGTGCAGACCATGCTGGGTCACAGCAATGTAGAGACCACGAAACAAATCTATCTGCAACCCTTTAACGCTTTGAACGTCCGATTGCTCCTGGACTATGGTCGGCTCAGCCTAGACCCGGACGTTCTGCTAGAAATTCTAGACCATGATCCCCGGGTCCGATTGCTCTCTCATGCAGAGCGGGGGTACGAGCTGTGA